The genomic interval ACGTCAGCGATAAGCCAAACAGCAATTTTCTTGAGATCGAATTATGGTTACCCACCTTTTTCATATAGTATAAATAATTGTCTACTAATTTTTGGTATGATTTTTTCTGTATTAAAGCAGTAAAAACACACACCCTCTTTTAAAACTTGCACAAAAATACGACTTATGAACTATTCTCAAAACCTTAAAATACCCTTAAATATCAATTTATATCAATTCTAAATAATATTAAAATTTTACACTCAAACTTTAAATAGTATTTTTGCATAAAAACCATCACATTATGAGAATTTTAAGTCCTTCAAAAAAAATGTTATTAGCAATTACAACGATTGCTTTCTCGCACAATATTAATGCACAAGACCAAAATTTAACATTGAACCAAGACCCCAAATTTGAGCAATTGTTAAATGAGAAGCGTAAAATTAACACGTCAATAAATACAAACGATACTTACAGAATTCAAATCTTTAGCGGCAAAAGCGACGAAGCCAAGAAAACACTTTCAGATTTTAAACGAGAAAATTCTAATATCGATGGGACAATAATTTTTAACACACCAAATTACAAAGTAATTGTCGGCAATTTTAAAACTCGAATTGAAGCAGAAAGAAATTTAGCTGAAATTAAAAAACGATACAAAACTGTCTTCCTTCTTAAACCAGGCAAATAAATCATTTTAAAACAAAAAAAGCGGGAAATTATCCCGCTTTTTTTGTTTTAAGAATACTCAAAGATGACTAATTCACAACTTTAATACCACTTGCCATAAATCGTATTTCTTCTTTCGGCGTTTTAATTGCATCAATTTCTGCTTTCGATTTTTTAGCATCTTTTGCATAATGCTTTAATTCTTCTACGGAAGTAACTTTTTTCTCAGCATTTCCTTCTAGAACAACATTTTTACCCTTTAATGCGGTTGGCACAAAAAATGAATAATCTTTCATTTTAACAAAGAAAGAAGTGCCGTCATCTGCCTTAACACTAACCCAGCAACCTCTTTTTGGACAAACACCAGTAACCTCACCTTTTACAGCAACATTTTCAATTTTAGCTGAAGATTGCAATTTACTACTCAATTCACTAACAGAAACAGCATTGTTTACAGAAGAACCCGAAACATCTGCCCCATAATAATCTCCTACCAATGCATTTCCCGGAGGTGGAGAAGGCTTCTCTACATCTTCTTGCGCAAGACAAAAAGAAGAAAAGCTTAAAAACAAAACAACAGAATATATACCTAATTTCATTTTAAATCAATTTAATTCAATCAAAAATAACATTAAAACTTGAAATAAATTATAGCAGGACAAATAAATTCTTTTCACAAAAAAAGTCTCAATTTTCATTGAGACTTTTTTTTATAATGATTG from Flavobacterium sp. YJ01 carries:
- a CDS encoding SPOR domain-containing protein, which gives rise to MRILSPSKKMLLAITTIAFSHNINAQDQNLTLNQDPKFEQLLNEKRKINTSINTNDTYRIQIFSGKSDEAKKTLSDFKRENSNIDGTIIFNTPNYKVIVGNFKTRIEAERNLAEIKKRYKTVFLLKPGK
- a CDS encoding DUF4920 domain-containing protein, with protein sequence MKLGIYSVVLFLSFSSFCLAQEDVEKPSPPPGNALVGDYYGADVSGSSVNNAVSVSELSSKLQSSAKIENVAVKGEVTGVCPKRGCWVSVKADDGTSFFVKMKDYSFFVPTALKGKNVVLEGNAEKKVTSVEELKHYAKDAKKSKAEIDAIKTPKEEIRFMASGIKVVN